A portion of the Streptomyces coeruleoprunus genome contains these proteins:
- a CDS encoding beta-glucosidase family protein gives MAAEEAVEAALAALDLDTKARLLAGQDMWTLPAAPEAGLASLVMSDGPVGVRGVRWTADDPSVALPSPTALAATWDPDLARRAGRLLAQEARRKGVHVLLAPTVNLHRSPLGGRHFEAYSEDPYLTGEIGTGYVRGVQDGGVAATVKHFVANDAETDRFTVDNVVAPRPLRELYLAPFETIVAQARPWGMMAAYNQVNGVTMTEHGRLQNDVLRGEWGFDGFTVSDWFAARSTAGALTGGLDVAMPGPHSVYGEALAAAVRAGEVDEALVDRAVRNVLRLAARVGALAGAEPAVTEPPGPVDGEALAREIARRSFVLLRNEDATLPLDPARTRRIALIGAAARDARVLGGGSAHVFPARTVSPLDGLAAAVPDGTTLGYAVGADPADELAPAGAGFALRAVCRDAAGTVLADTPLPTGQIQWLGTDLPPGVTHETLQSVEITGTFTPRESGAHAFGTRGVGAFGLTVAGRSLYDGVQEMGQETDPFEAFLGAPAERGTVTLTEGEPVAVSLVHTVDRERPTPLPAVVLALVHRAPRRDPDELIAEAVAAARAADTAIVVVATTERVESEGFDRADLRLPGRQDDLVRAVAAANPRTVVVVNAGAPVEMPWRDDVAAVLLTWFPGQEGGAALADVLLGTEEPGGRLPTTWPAALADAPVTEVDPTDGELHYTEGLFIGYRAWDRSGAVPAYPFGHGLGYTTWEYESLEVTPTTARVQVRNTGSRPGREVVQLYVAPRADLVERPERWLIGFATVEARPGATAEAEIRLAPRLFDVWDEKAEAWTAVPGVYDIHVGRSLTDPRLRVTLELD, from the coding sequence ATGGCAGCCGAAGAGGCGGTCGAGGCCGCGCTCGCCGCGCTCGACCTGGACACGAAGGCACGGCTCCTCGCAGGTCAGGACATGTGGACCCTCCCGGCGGCGCCCGAGGCCGGCCTGGCCTCCCTCGTCATGTCCGACGGGCCGGTCGGCGTGCGCGGGGTGCGCTGGACCGCCGACGACCCGTCGGTCGCCCTGCCGTCCCCCACCGCGCTCGCCGCCACCTGGGACCCGGACCTCGCCCGCCGGGCCGGCCGCCTGCTCGCCCAGGAGGCCCGCCGCAAGGGCGTCCACGTCCTGCTCGCCCCGACGGTCAACCTGCACCGCTCACCGCTGGGCGGCCGCCACTTCGAGGCGTACAGCGAGGACCCGTACCTCACCGGCGAGATCGGCACCGGCTACGTGCGCGGCGTCCAGGACGGCGGAGTCGCCGCCACCGTCAAGCACTTCGTCGCCAACGACGCCGAGACCGACCGCTTCACCGTCGACAACGTCGTCGCGCCCCGGCCGCTGCGCGAGCTGTACCTCGCGCCGTTCGAGACGATCGTCGCGCAGGCCCGCCCCTGGGGGATGATGGCCGCGTACAACCAGGTCAACGGCGTGACGATGACCGAGCACGGGCGGCTCCAGAACGATGTGCTGCGCGGCGAGTGGGGTTTCGACGGGTTCACGGTGTCCGACTGGTTCGCCGCCCGCTCCACGGCCGGCGCCCTCACCGGCGGCCTCGACGTCGCCATGCCGGGTCCGCACAGCGTGTACGGGGAGGCCCTGGCCGCCGCCGTGCGGGCCGGCGAGGTCGACGAGGCGCTGGTCGACCGGGCCGTACGCAATGTGCTGCGGCTCGCCGCCCGCGTCGGCGCCCTGGCCGGCGCCGAGCCCGCCGTCACGGAGCCGCCCGGCCCCGTCGACGGGGAGGCCCTGGCCCGCGAGATCGCCCGCCGCTCCTTCGTCCTCCTCCGCAACGAGGACGCCACCCTGCCCCTCGACCCGGCCCGCACACGGCGGATCGCGCTGATCGGCGCCGCCGCCCGCGACGCCCGCGTCCTGGGCGGCGGCTCGGCGCACGTCTTCCCCGCCCGTACGGTCTCCCCGCTCGACGGCCTCGCCGCCGCCGTGCCCGACGGCACCACGCTCGGCTACGCCGTCGGCGCCGACCCCGCCGACGAACTCGCCCCGGCAGGCGCCGGGTTCGCGCTGCGCGCCGTCTGCCGCGACGCCGCCGGCACCGTCCTCGCCGACACCCCGCTGCCCACCGGCCAGATCCAGTGGCTCGGCACCGACCTGCCCCCGGGCGTCACGCACGAGACGCTGCAGAGCGTCGAGATCACCGGCACCTTCACCCCCCGCGAGAGCGGCGCCCACGCCTTCGGCACCCGCGGCGTCGGCGCCTTCGGGCTCACCGTCGCGGGCCGGAGCCTGTACGACGGCGTGCAGGAGATGGGCCAGGAGACCGACCCGTTCGAGGCGTTCCTCGGCGCCCCGGCCGAGCGCGGCACGGTCACCCTCACCGAGGGCGAACCCGTCGCCGTCTCCCTCGTCCACACCGTGGACCGGGAACGGCCGACCCCGCTCCCCGCCGTGGTCCTCGCCCTCGTCCACCGCGCCCCGCGCCGCGACCCCGACGAGCTGATCGCCGAGGCCGTGGCCGCCGCCCGCGCCGCCGACACCGCGATCGTCGTGGTCGCCACGACCGAACGCGTCGAGTCCGAGGGCTTCGACCGCGCGGACCTGCGCCTCCCCGGCCGGCAGGACGACCTCGTGCGCGCCGTCGCCGCCGCCAACCCGCGCACCGTCGTGGTGGTCAACGCCGGAGCCCCCGTGGAGATGCCGTGGCGCGACGACGTCGCGGCCGTCCTGCTGACCTGGTTCCCCGGCCAGGAGGGCGGCGCCGCCCTCGCCGACGTCCTGCTGGGCACCGAGGAGCCCGGCGGGCGGCTGCCCACGACCTGGCCCGCCGCCCTCGCCGACGCCCCCGTCACCGAGGTCGACCCCACCGACGGCGAACTCCACTACACCGAGGGCCTGTTCATCGGCTACCGGGCCTGGGACCGGTCCGGCGCCGTCCCCGCGTACCCCTTCGGCCACGGCCTCGGCTACACCACCTGGGAGTACGAGTCCCTGGAGGTCACCCCCACCACGGCCCGCGTCCAGGTCCGCAACACCGGCTCCCGCCCGGGCCGCGAGGTCGTCCAGCTCTACGTCGCGCCCAGGGCCGACCTGGTGGAGCGCCCCGAACGCTGGCTGATCGGCTTCGCGACCGTCGAGGCGCGGCCCGGCGCGACCGCCGAGGCGGAGATCCGGCTGGCGCCCCGCCTCTTCGACGTCTGGGACGAGAAGGCGGAGGCGTGGACGGCGGTGCCCGGCGTGTACGACATCCACGTCGGCCGCTCTCTCACCGACCCGCGCCTGCGCGTCACGCTGGAGCTGGACTGA
- a CDS encoding aldose epimerase family protein, which yields MITNVEEWGRSAGGTAVRRWTLERAGIRVRVLTYGGIVQSVETPDRDGAVADVVLGFDALEGYEAHPEPYFGALVGRYANRIGDGLFALDGRTYRLARNGGPHSLHGGERGFDKHVWEARETEGGVRLSRVSPDGEEGFPGRLEVSATYTLDERGALCLAYEAVTDAATVVSLTNHTYWNLGGAHEMWVAAGHVTPLDTTGLPTGGIAPVEGTRLDFRTPRAVGTGIDDNFVLDAGRPADEPAAELYSPVTGRLVTVWTTEPGLQVYAPDHLDGVALETQHFPDSPNRPDFPSTVLRPGEVYRSHTRYGFGVRPQEQGA from the coding sequence GTGATCACGAACGTTGAGGAGTGGGGCCGGAGCGCCGGCGGTACGGCGGTGCGGCGGTGGACCCTGGAGCGGGCCGGCATACGGGTGCGGGTCCTGACGTACGGCGGCATCGTGCAGTCCGTGGAGACCCCGGACCGGGACGGTGCCGTCGCGGACGTCGTGCTGGGGTTCGACGCGCTGGAGGGGTACGAGGCGCACCCGGAGCCGTACTTCGGTGCTCTGGTGGGCCGGTACGCCAACCGGATCGGGGACGGGCTGTTCGCCCTGGACGGGCGGACGTACCGGCTGGCGCGCAACGGCGGGCCGCACAGTCTGCACGGCGGTGAGCGCGGCTTCGACAAGCACGTGTGGGAGGCCCGCGAGACCGAGGGCGGGGTGCGGCTGTCGCGGGTGAGCCCGGACGGCGAGGAGGGCTTCCCCGGGCGCCTGGAGGTGTCCGCGACGTACACGCTCGACGAGCGGGGCGCGCTGTGCCTGGCGTACGAGGCGGTCACGGACGCGGCGACGGTGGTCAGCCTGACCAACCACACGTACTGGAACCTCGGCGGCGCCCACGAGATGTGGGTCGCGGCCGGGCACGTGACGCCGCTGGACACCACGGGGCTGCCGACCGGGGGGATCGCCCCGGTGGAGGGCACGCGGCTGGACTTCCGCACGCCGCGGGCGGTGGGCACGGGCATCGACGACAATTTCGTGCTGGACGCCGGGCGGCCCGCGGACGAGCCGGCCGCCGAGCTGTACTCGCCGGTGACGGGGCGTCTGGTGACGGTGTGGACGACCGAGCCGGGCCTCCAGGTGTACGCGCCGGACCATCTCGACGGGGTCGCCCTGGAGACCCAGCACTTCCCGGACTCGCCCAACCGTCCGGACTTCCCGAGCACGGTGCTCCGTCCGGGTGAGGTGTACCGCTCGCACACCCGGTACGGCTTCGGGGTGCGCCCGCAGGAGCAAGGCGCCTAG